The Populus alba chromosome 4, ASM523922v2, whole genome shotgun sequence genome contains a region encoding:
- the LOC118040448 gene encoding probable BOI-related E3 ubiquitin-protein ligase 3 translates to MAIQAQFPYCGGSQDFMDYGCGGLNQYFNVQQQKQQLQQQGNMHQLLNYQLQRNQNLFFDNTLASASKNNNSDRLSMGTMASYDEKQRQEIDHYIRLQNERLRSVLQEQKRQQLSLLLRKVESKALPILKQKDEEIAQAAKRTVELEDFLKKLEFENQTWQRMAQENEAKVISLNNTIEQLRENTYSCFNNGAEDAESCCDVSREEEWFLDDADDTARKMAMVCKGCNSRNSCILFLPCRHLCSCKACDACLDACPVCQTPKKASIEALMV, encoded by the exons ATGGCAATACAAGCACAGTTTCCATATTGTGGAGGGTCACAGGATTTCATGGATTATGGGTGTGGTGGTTTGAATCAGTACTTCAATGTTCAGCAACAAAAACAGCAGCTGCAGCAGCAAGGCAACATGCATCAGTTACTAAATTATCAGCTTCAGAGGAATCAAAATCTTTTCTTTGACAATACTCTTGCTTCTGCTtcgaaaaacaacaacagtgaTCGTCTTTCAATGGGTACCATGGCCTCCTATGACGAGAAGCAAAGACAAGAGATTGATCACTATATCAGACTGCAG AACGAGAGACTGAGATCGGTGTTACAAGAGCAAAAAAGGCAGCAGCTTTCGTTACTGTTAAGGAAAGTAGAATCAAAGGCCCTGCCGATATTGAAACAAAAGGATGAAGAAATAGCACAGGCAGCTAAAAGAACAGTGGAGCTTGAAGATTTCTTGAAGAAAttagagtttgagaatcaaacATGGCAAAGAATGGCTCAAGAAAATGAAGCCAAAGTTATTTCTCTCAACAACACAATTGAACAACTGAGAGAAAATACATATAGTTGTTTTAACAATGGGGCAGAGGATGCAGAGTCTTGCTGTGATGTTAGCAGAGAAGAGGAGTGGTTTCTTGATGACGCTGATGACACGGCAAGAAAGATGGCGATGGTATGCAAAGGATGTAATTCTAGGAATTCGTGTATTTTGTTCCTTCCTTGCAGGCACCTTTGCTCATGTAAAGCTTGTGATGCTTGTCTTGATGCTTGTCCAGTGTGTCAAACACCAAAGAAGGCTAGTATTGAGGCTTTAATGGTTtag
- the LOC118040447 gene encoding CDP-diacylglycerol--inositol 3-phosphatidyltransferase 1, translating into MAKNNKPGPRKPGKLSVYLYIPNIIGYTRVFMNCYAFAICFSNKWLFCALYFISFVCDGVDGWCARKFNQVSTFGAVLDMVTDRISTACLLVILSQVYRPGMVFLSLLALDIASHWLQMYSTFLLGKVSHKDVKDSTNWLFKAYYGNRMFMAYCCVACEVLYITLFLLAKNDSEKLMDVLKASITEGSPISVLVGLSLFGWAIKQLVNVIQMKTAADICVLHDINKKARP; encoded by the exons ATGGCCAAGAACAATAAGCCAGGACCAAGAAAACCAGGAAAATTAAGTGTTTATCTTTATATTCCCAATATTATTG GGTATACAAGAGTGTTCATGAATTGCTATGCATTTGCTATATGTTTTTCTAACAAATGGCTATTTTGCGCTCTTTATTTTATCAG CTTTGTTTGTGATGGTGTTGATGGTTGGTGTGCTCGCAAATTCAATCAAG TTTCAACTTTTGGAGCTGTTTTGGACATGGTAACAGACag GATTAGCACAGCTTGCCTACTAGTAATTCTTTCCCAAGTATACAG GCCTGGCATGGTTTTTCTGTCATTGCTTGCCCTAGACATTGCTAGCCACTGGCTGCAGATGTACAg CACTTTCTTGCTAGGCAAAGTTAGCCATAAAGATGTGAAAGACAGCACTAATTGGCTCTTCAAGGCTTACTATGGAAATCGTATGTTTATGGCTTATTGTTGCGTAGCATGTGAG GTTCTTTATATTACTCTGTTTCTTCTTGCTAAAAATGACTCTGAAAAGTTGATGGAC GTTTTAAAGGCTTCTATAACAGAGGGTTCACCCATCTCTGTCCTAGTTGGTTTAAGTTTGTTCGGATGGGCAATCAAACAACTTGTGAATGTGATTCAG ATGAAAACTGCTGCTGATATTTGCGTGCTTCATGATATCAACAAAAAGGCGAGGCCgtga
- the LOC118040446 gene encoding chloroplast protein FOR GROWTH AND FERTILITY 2 — translation MERLLYSPPSTPLKTHLKRPSPLLPRLSKLESPKLGFPSLTRPGFRRVNSVSCKYENPSTPPLQVDSSTGSTPKSNFVKQIVGGVSVKSKAATLGIFVVVSGIIMFLIHPVFAFPAFATFQTAANTGGAAAAAGAKLMRTELLSSGWAGFFAGCLHTLSGPDHLAALAPLSIGRSRMESAAVGALWGCGHDAGQVIFGLLFLLLKDRLHIEVIRTWGTRVVGLTLLVIGAMGIREASEVPTPCVALENGERDVSVYEALETPTVGKKKRVGFATFATGIVHGLQPDALMMVLPALALPSRLAGAAFLIMFLFGTVVAMGSYTVFIGSCSEALKDRIPRITEKLTWASSLLAISLGLGLIISQFFGFSLY, via the exons ATGGAGAGGCTTCTGTATTCTCCTCCTTCTACTCCCCTAAAAACCCACCTCAAAAGGCCCTCTCCTTTGCTCCCTAGACTCAGCAAACTTGAGTCACCAAAACTCGGTTTTCCCTCGTTGACAAGGCCTGGGTTCAGGAGAGTCAACTCGGTCTCTTGCAAATATGAGAATCCATCAACCCCACCTCTTCAGGTTGATTCTTCAACTGGGTCGACGCCAAAATCCAACTTTGTCAAACAGATCGTTGGTGGAGTTTCTGTGAAGTCTAAG GCAGCTACTCTTGGGATATTCGTGGTAGTTTCTGGTATTATTATGTTCTTAATCCACCCAGTTTTCGCTTTTCCAGCTTTTGCAACCTTCCAAACTGCCGCCAATACCGGGGGGGCTGCTGCCGCTGCAGGGGCAAAACTTATGCGAACTGAACTACTGAGCAGTGGTTGGGCTGGTTTCTTTGCTGGTTGCTTACACACATTGTCAGGGCCTGACCACCTTGCTGCTTTGGCTCCACTCTCAATCGGTCGATCCCGGATGGAAAGCGCTGCTGTTGGAGCTCTTTGGGGTTGTGGGCACGATGCAGGTCAGGTCATATTTGGCTTGCTCTTTCTACTCTTAAAGGACCGACTCCACATTGAAGTTATCAGAACATGGGGCACAAGAGTTGTAGGTCTAACTCTACTTGTTATCGGTGCTATGGGTATTAGGGAGGCCTCGGAAGTCCCAACTCCATGTGTTGCCTTAGAAAATGGTGAGCGTGATGTTAGTGTCTATGAAGCACTAGAAACCCCAACAGtagggaagaagaaaagggttGGTTTTGCTACTTTTGCTACCGGTATTGTCCATGGGCTACAGCCAGATGCATTGATGATGGTGTTGCCTGCACTGGCATTGCCTTCTCGCTTGGCCGGAGCTGCATTTCTAATCATGTTCTTGTTTGGAACTGTGGTTGCAATGGGTAGCTACACGGTGTTCATAGGGTCATGTAGTGAAGCATTAAAAGACCGAATACCCAGAATAACAGAGAAACTGACATGGGCTTCTTCCCTTTTAGCAATTTCCCTCGGCCTCGGCCTTATCATTAGCCAGTTTTTCGGATTCAGTTTATATTGA